The following proteins are co-located in the Oncorhynchus gorbuscha isolate QuinsamMale2020 ecotype Even-year linkage group LG22, OgorEven_v1.0, whole genome shotgun sequence genome:
- the znf622 gene encoding zinc finger protein 622 isoform X2, with the protein MDIPINYDDEPAPTKVHATTMSSYTCISCRVAFADGEVQRAHYKTDWHRYNLKRKVADMPPVTAENFQERVLAQRAATEQQVTGATVSEGCTTCNKKFSSSNAYQNHLQSHKHQQAEKTALLAAQKKVEMMNEKNLEKGLGDDGKVDHNAKNEALQQALKPPQRPNPEKAQASGVERPAADKPKPEKPPRLQWFEGQAKKMEGEELATAEEEWEDVDGDNDMDDDDFEEDADETMEHEEGDGAASASPHHAVLPGAIPPTDCLFCPHHSHSLLKNLAHMTKVHSFFLPDLEFLINLKGLICYLGEKVGAGKVCLWCNEKGRSFYSTEAVQGHMTDKSHCKLFTDGDASLEFADFYDFRTSYPDQKEGEDAEMEDDEELPDGKNIDYDDDTLELTLPSGAKIGHRSLMRYYKQRFGAPRTVALAHNRNAVGRVFRQYKALGWGGDMGKNSFHQNQKDMKFVQKMKSRWMLKIGMGNNSNKQTHFRLQVMF; encoded by the exons ATGGATATTCCCATTAACTACGACGATGAACCTGCCCCCACAAAAGTTCATG CCACAACCATGTCCTCGTATACCTGCATCAGCTGTCGTGTGGCCTTCGCAGATGGTGAGGTCCAGCGTGCCCACTACAAAACCGACTGGCACCGTTACAACCTGAAACGCAAAGTTGCCGACATGCCCCCTGTGACTGCAGAGAACTTCCAGGAGCGTGTGCTGGCGCAACGGGCCGCCACCGAACAACAGGTGACTGGCGCCACTGTCAGTGAGGGCTGCACCACGTGCAACAAGAAGTTTTCCAGCTCCAATGCCTACCAGAACCACCTGCAGTCCCACAAGCACCAGCAGGCAGAGAAGACGGCCTTGCTGGCAGCCCAGAAGAAAGTGGAGATGATGAACGAGAAAAAcctggagaagggccttggggaCGACGGCAAGGTGGACCACAATGCCAAGAACGAAGCGCTACAACAGGCCCTGAAGCCGCCGCAACGGCCCAATCCGGAAAAGGCCCAGGCTTCAGGAGTGGAGAGGCCAGCAGCGGACAAGCCCAAGCCGGAGAAACCGCCCAGGCTGCAATGGTTTGAGGGGCAAGcgaagaagatggagggagaggaattGGCCACAGCAGAGGAAG AGTGGGAGGATGTGGATGGCGACAATGACATGGATGATGATGACTTCGAGGAAGATGCTGACGAAACCATGGAGCACGAGGAAGGGGATGGTGCTGCTTCGGCTTCCCCCCACCACGCCGTTCTACCAGGGGCCATCCCACCCACGGACTGTTTGTTCTGCCCCCAccactctcactcactcctcaAAAACCTGGCTCACATGACAAAAGTGCACAGCTTCTTCCTGCCCGACCTGGAATTTCTAATCAACCTCAAGGGACTCATTTGCTACCTGG GAGAGAAAGTGGGCGCTGGTAAGGTGTGTCTGTGGTGTAACGAGAAAGGCCGCTCCTTTTACTCCACTGAGGCAGTACAGGGCCACATGACCGACAAAAGCCACTGCAAGCTCTTCACCGACGGAGATGCATCGCTGGAGTTTGCCGACTTCTACGACTTCAG GACAAGTTATCCTGaccagaaagagggagaagatgCTGAGATGGAGGATGATGAAGAGTTGCCGGACGGGAAGAACATCGACTACGATGATGATACGCTGGAGCTCACCCTTCCCTCAG GTGCTAAGATTGGCCACCGCTCTCTGATGCGATACTACAAGCAGCGTTTCGGCGCACCCAGGACTGTGGCGTTGGCCCACAACAGGAACGCAGTGGGTCGGGTATTCAGACAGTACAAGGCCCTGGGCTGGGGTGGAGACATGG GTAAAAACTCTTTCCATCAGAACCAGAAGGACATGAAGTTTGTCCAGAAGATGAAGTCAAGGTGGATGCTGAAGATAGGCATGGGCAACAACTCTAACAAACAGACCCACTTCAGGCTCCAAGTCATGTTCTAG
- the retreg1 gene encoding reticulophagy regulator 1 isoform X2 produces the protein MSPEDRGAGMSWEIIDAGQDSRSGAGLQVTDSWMSFKLFLQETSSFKQQNPGKFCLLVCSLCTFLAVLGRYIPGVLILYVLVLGVFLWPLMTAHDFGLWMKPVLQKLDFGLERFLQKIRENHEKRLLLAQADRESIEADLSSLFPKLDSTVCKEMSISDTEASDVTWTDNGTFNLSEGHTPQTENSDDLDREELFIGGLPEFPSLDNGTNGEDDDDLSIGLPTPPPQPQHSRARGGSVPPLQGDPSTQAMEFVHKMAGNVIAAAATAVIQERLEAAIGSTIPTDPHPRSLLFPNPTTLLPLDLAEESSSDSDVEEFELLDQSELEQLEGELGLGASAAVAAKEPKKSLSSSSGFFSKLLGRH, from the exons CTGGGAGATCATTGATGCGGGCCAGGACAGCAGATCTGGAGCTGGGCTACAGGTCACAGACTCCTGGATGAGCTTCAAGCTCTTTCTGCAGGAGACCTCCTCCTTCAAGCAGCAGAATCCAGGCAAG TTTTGCTTGCTGGTCTGCAGTTTGTGCACCTTTTTGGCTGTCTTAGGACGCTACATTCCAGGTGTTCTCATCTTATATGTTTTAG TGCTGGGAGTCTTCCTGTGGCCACTGATGACAGCGCATGACTTTGGGTTGTGGATGAAGCCAGTTCTGCAGAAGCTGGACTTCGGACTGGAAAGATTCCTTCAGAAAATCAGAGAGAATCATG aAAAGAGGCTCCTTCTGGCACAAGCTGACCGGGAGAGTATTGAAGCAGATCTGTCCTCCCTTTTCCCCAAG TTGGACTCCACAGTTTGTAAGGAGATGTCGATATCGGATACAGAGGCCTCTGATGTAACGTGGACAGACAACGGAACGTTTAACCTGTCTGAGGGACATACGCCCCAGACTGAGAACTCAGATG acctagacagagaagAACTATTCATAGGGGGCCTCCCGGAATTCCCCTCCTTGGACAACGGCACCAATGGGGAGGACGATGACGACCTGAGCATCGGCCTACCCACACCCCCTCCCCAACCCCAGCACAGCAGAGCCAGGGGGGGGTCCGTGCCCCCGCTCCAGGGGGACCCTTCCACCCAGGCCATGGAGtttgtccacaagatggcaggcAATGTCATTGCAGCCGCTGCCACCGCTGTCATTCAGGAGAGGCTGGAGGCCGCCATCGGTAGCACCATACCCACAGACCCCCACCCCAGGTCCCTGCTGTTCCCCAACCCCACGACACTGCTGCCCCTGGACCTGGCAGAGGAGTCGTCATCGGACAGCGATGTGGAGGAATTTGAGCTGCTGGACCAGTCCGAGCTGGAGCAGCTGGAAGGGGAGCTGGGCCTTGGGGCGAGCGCAGCAGTGGCGGCCAAAGAGCCCAAAAAATCATTGTCTTCTTCCAGTGGCTTCTTTTCAAAACTCCTGGGCCGCCATTGA
- the znf622 gene encoding zinc finger protein 622 isoform X1 gives MDIPINYDDEPAPTKVHATTMSSYTCISCRVAFADGEVQRAHYKTDWHRYNLKRKVADMPPVTAENFQERVLAQRAATEQQVTGATVSEGCTTCNKKFSSSNAYQNHLQSHKHQQAEKTALLAAQKKVEMMNEKNLEKGLGDDGKVDHNAKNEALQQALKPPQRPNPEKAQASGVERPAADKPKPEKPPRLQWFEGQAKKMEGEELATAEEEEWEDVDGDNDMDDDDFEEDADETMEHEEGDGAASASPHHAVLPGAIPPTDCLFCPHHSHSLLKNLAHMTKVHSFFLPDLEFLINLKGLICYLGEKVGAGKVCLWCNEKGRSFYSTEAVQGHMTDKSHCKLFTDGDASLEFADFYDFRTSYPDQKEGEDAEMEDDEELPDGKNIDYDDDTLELTLPSGAKIGHRSLMRYYKQRFGAPRTVALAHNRNAVGRVFRQYKALGWGGDMGKNSFHQNQKDMKFVQKMKSRWMLKIGMGNNSNKQTHFRLQVMF, from the exons ATGGATATTCCCATTAACTACGACGATGAACCTGCCCCCACAAAAGTTCATG CCACAACCATGTCCTCGTATACCTGCATCAGCTGTCGTGTGGCCTTCGCAGATGGTGAGGTCCAGCGTGCCCACTACAAAACCGACTGGCACCGTTACAACCTGAAACGCAAAGTTGCCGACATGCCCCCTGTGACTGCAGAGAACTTCCAGGAGCGTGTGCTGGCGCAACGGGCCGCCACCGAACAACAGGTGACTGGCGCCACTGTCAGTGAGGGCTGCACCACGTGCAACAAGAAGTTTTCCAGCTCCAATGCCTACCAGAACCACCTGCAGTCCCACAAGCACCAGCAGGCAGAGAAGACGGCCTTGCTGGCAGCCCAGAAGAAAGTGGAGATGATGAACGAGAAAAAcctggagaagggccttggggaCGACGGCAAGGTGGACCACAATGCCAAGAACGAAGCGCTACAACAGGCCCTGAAGCCGCCGCAACGGCCCAATCCGGAAAAGGCCCAGGCTTCAGGAGTGGAGAGGCCAGCAGCGGACAAGCCCAAGCCGGAGAAACCGCCCAGGCTGCAATGGTTTGAGGGGCAAGcgaagaagatggagggagaggaattGGCCACAGCAGAGGAAG AAGAGTGGGAGGATGTGGATGGCGACAATGACATGGATGATGATGACTTCGAGGAAGATGCTGACGAAACCATGGAGCACGAGGAAGGGGATGGTGCTGCTTCGGCTTCCCCCCACCACGCCGTTCTACCAGGGGCCATCCCACCCACGGACTGTTTGTTCTGCCCCCAccactctcactcactcctcaAAAACCTGGCTCACATGACAAAAGTGCACAGCTTCTTCCTGCCCGACCTGGAATTTCTAATCAACCTCAAGGGACTCATTTGCTACCTGG GAGAGAAAGTGGGCGCTGGTAAGGTGTGTCTGTGGTGTAACGAGAAAGGCCGCTCCTTTTACTCCACTGAGGCAGTACAGGGCCACATGACCGACAAAAGCCACTGCAAGCTCTTCACCGACGGAGATGCATCGCTGGAGTTTGCCGACTTCTACGACTTCAG GACAAGTTATCCTGaccagaaagagggagaagatgCTGAGATGGAGGATGATGAAGAGTTGCCGGACGGGAAGAACATCGACTACGATGATGATACGCTGGAGCTCACCCTTCCCTCAG GTGCTAAGATTGGCCACCGCTCTCTGATGCGATACTACAAGCAGCGTTTCGGCGCACCCAGGACTGTGGCGTTGGCCCACAACAGGAACGCAGTGGGTCGGGTATTCAGACAGTACAAGGCCCTGGGCTGGGGTGGAGACATGG GTAAAAACTCTTTCCATCAGAACCAGAAGGACATGAAGTTTGTCCAGAAGATGAAGTCAAGGTGGATGCTGAAGATAGGCATGGGCAACAACTCTAACAAACAGACCCACTTCAGGCTCCAAGTCATGTTCTAG